In Actinomycetes bacterium, the sequence CGCGGTGCCCGAGGTCGACGCGCTGGTGCGCGGCAGCCGCAGCGTGTCGCTGGCCGCGCGGCGGCGCGCCAAGGCCGGCCCACCGGCGCCCGGCCCGGCGCTGGTGTCGCTGGACGGCGGGCTGTCCCGGCTGGTCGACGCCCTGGCCGGGGCCCTCGACGACGTCGACGTCCGGCTCGGCACGCCGGTCGAGGCGCTGCACGCCGTGGGCGACCGGTTCCGCCTCGGGCTCGCCGAGGGGGCCGAGCTCGAGGCGGACCTGGTGGTGCTCGCCACCCCCGCGTACGTCACCGCGCAGCTGCTCGGCGAGATCGCCCCCGACGCGGCCGCAGCGGCCGCCGAGGTGCCCTACGCCGACGTCGCGAGCCTCACCCTGGTCTACCCCCGGGAGGCGCTGACCCGCGAGCTCGACGGCACCGGATTCCTGGTGCCGCCGGTCGAGGGGCTGCTGCTCGTCGGCTGCAGCTGGCTGCCCGCGAAGTGGCCGCAGCTGGCCGACCCCGCGACGGTGCTGATCCGCGGCATGGTCGGCCGGTACGGCGACCGGCGGTTCGCGGGGATGGACGACGACGAGCTGGTCGG encodes:
- the hemG gene encoding protoporphyrinogen oxidase, with the translated sequence AVPEVDALVRGSRSVSLAARRRAKAGPPAPGPALVSLDGGLSRLVDALAGALDDVDVRLGTPVEALHAVGDRFRLGLAEGAELEADLVVLATPAYVTAQLLGEIAPDAAAAAAEVPYADVASLTLVYPREALTRELDGTGFLVPPVEGLLLVGCSWLPAKWPQLADPATVLIRGMVGRYGDRRFAGMDDDELVGAVHRELVRTMGLAAPPKEGHVQRWPRAMPQYTVGHQARLDRIDRALAAHPGLRVTGAGYRGVGLASCVRQAERTVHDLVPRLTGAAPLSGGPA